Proteins from a single region of Canis aureus isolate CA01 chromosome 26, VMU_Caureus_v.1.0, whole genome shotgun sequence:
- the TGM6 gene encoding protein-glutamine gamma-glutamyltransferase 6 — protein MTRGVRVTEVDWHSRKNGAAHHTQEYPGPELVVRRGQVFTLRLELSRALEDQETIIFTVETGPQASEDCHTKAVFQISEPDVGQNWTAVEEAQTENTMTVSITSPPNAVIGRYLMRTRVSSRRKQNDRKLGEFVLLFNPWCPEDDVFLDSEEERQEYVLNDSGIIFRGVEKHIRAQGWNYGQFEEEILDICLSILDRSPLHQNDPATDVSHRHDPIYVTRAISAMVNSNNDRGVVQGQWQGKYGGGTSPLHWSGSVAILHKWFKGRFKPVKYGQCWVFAGVMCTVLRCLGIATRVVSNFNSAHDTDRNLSVDKYVDSFGRTLEDLTEDSMWNFHVWNESWFARRDLGPSYNGWQVLDATPQEESEGMFRCGPASVTAIREGDVHLAHDGPFVFAEVNADYITWLWHEDESRERVYSDTKKIGRCISTKAVGSDSRVDITGLYKYPEGSRKERQVYRKAVRKLFGVEAPGRRTRVRRAGSRGLWRVDLMEPATKPSVTGKFKMLEPPMLGHDLRLALCLANLTSRAQRVRVNLSGATILYTRRPVAEILHESHTVRLGPEEEKKIPITISYSQYKEDLTEDKKILLAAMCFVTKGEKLLVEKDITLEDFITIKVLGPAVVGVAVVVKVTLVNPLLERVEDCVLMVEGSGLLQGQLSIDVPSLEPQEKASVQFSITPSKSGPRQLQVDLISPHFPDIKGFVVIHVATAK, from the exons ATGACCAGAG GGGTCAGAGTCACCGAGGTGGACTGGCACAGCCGGAAAAATGGTGCTGCCCACCACACCCAGGAGTACCCCGGCCCTGAGCTGGTGGTTCGCAGGGGCCAGGTGTTCACCTTGCGGCTGGAGCTGAGCAGAGCCCTGGAGGACCAGGAGACCATCATCTTCACCGTGGAGACAG gACCCCAGGCATCTGAGGACTGCCACACCAAAGCTGTGTTCCAGATATCGGAGCCGGATGTGGGCCAGAACTGGACAGCGGTGGAGGAGGCTCAGACGGAGAACACCATGACCGTCAGCATCACCAGCCCTCCCAACGCTGTCATTGGCCGCTACCTGATGAGGACCAGGGTCTCCTCTCGCCGAAAGCAAAATGACCGGAAGCTGGGCGAATTTGTTCTCCTTTTCAACCCGTGGTGCCCAG AGGACGACGTGTTTCTGGACTCAGAGGAGGAGAGACAGGAGTACGTGCTGAACGACAGTGGGATCATCTTCCGAGGCGTGGAGAAACACATCCGAGCCCAGGGCTGGAACTACGGGCAG TTTGAGGAGGAGATCCTGGACATCTGCCTCTCCATCCTGGACCGAAGTCCTCTTCACCAAAATGACCCAGCCACCGACGTGTCCCACCGCCACGACCCCATCTATGTCACCAGGGCAATCAGCGCCATG GTGAACAGCAACAATGACAGGGGCGTGGTTCAAGGCCAGTGGCAGGGCAAGTACGGCGGCGGCACCAGCCCCCTGCACTGGAGCGGCAGCGTGGCCATTCTGCACAAGTGGTTCAAGGGCAGGTTCAAGCCTGTCAAATACGGCCAGTGCTGGGTCTTCGCTGGAGTCATGTGCACAG TCCTTAGATGCCTGGGGATCGCCACCCGAGTCGTGTCCAACTTTAACTCGGCCCATGACACGGACAGGAACCTGAGCGTGGACAAATACGTGGACTCCTTCGGGCGGACCTTGGAGGACCTGACAGAGGACAGCATGTG GAATTTCCACGTCTGGAATGAGAGTTGGTTCGCCCGCCGGGACCTGGGCCCCTCTTACAATGGTTGGCAGGTTCTGGACGCCACCCCCCAGGAGGAGAGTGAAG GCATGTTCCGGTGCGGCCCAGCCTCCGTCACTGCCATCCGAGAGGGCGACGTGCACCTGGCCCACGATGGCCCCTTTGTGTTCGCGGAGGTCAACGCAGATTACATCACCTGGCTCTGGCACGAGGATGAGAGCCGGGAGCGGGTGTACTCGGACACCAAGAAGATTGGGAGGTGCATCAGCACCAAGGCCGTGGGCAGTGACTCCCGCGTGGACATCACGGGCCTCTACAAGTATCCAGAAG GGTCCCGGAAGGAGAGGCAGGTGTACCGTAAGGCCGTGAGGAAGCTGTTCGGCGTGGAAGCCCCCGGGAGGAGGACCCGGGTCCGCAGGGCAGGCAGCCGCGGGCTGTGGCGCGTGGACCTCATGGAGCCTGCCACCAAGCCCAGCGTCACCGGCAAGTTCAAGATGCTGGAGCCACCCATGCTGGGCCACGACCTGAGACTGGCTCTGTGCTTAGCTAACCTCACCTCCCGGGCCCAGAGGGTCCGGGTCAACCTGAGCGGTGCCACCATCCTATACACCCGCAGGCCGGTGGCCGAGATCCTGCACGAGTCCCACACGGTGCGACTGGGGCCCGAAGAAG AGAAAAAGATCCCAATCACAATATCTTACTCGCAATATAAGGAAGACCTGACAGAGGACAAGAAGATCCTGTTGGCTGCCATGTGCTTTGTCACCAAAGGAGAGAAGCTCCTGGTGGAGAAGGACATTACTCTGGAGGACTTCATCACCATCAAG GTGCTGGGCCCCGCCGTGGTGGGGGTGGCGGTTGTTGTGAAAGTGACGCTGGTCAACCCCCTCCTGGAGAGAGTGGAGGACTGTGTGCTGATGGTGGAGGGCAGTGGCCTTCTCCAGGGACAGCTCAGCATCGA cgtgcccagcctggagccccaggagaAGGCTTCCGTCCAGTTCAGCATCACCCCGTCCAAGAGCGGCCCGAGGCAGCTGCAGGTGGATCTCATCAGCCCCCACTTCCCAGACATCAAAGGCTTTGTGGTCATCCACGTGGCCACCGCCAAGTGA